DNA from Campylobacter sp. RM5004:
TAGATAATATTATATTTCTTACAATTTTAGTAAGCAAATTGCCAAAACATTTACAAAATCGTGGGCGTATTTTAGGGCTTGCTTTTGCTATGCTAACTCGTATTGCGCTTTTATTTAGTATCTTTTGGATTATTAAACTTACAAAGCCTTTATTTAGTATTTTAGGTCAAGATTTTAGCGGTAGAGATATTGTATTAATCGGAGGTGGATTGTTTTTAATTGTAAAATCAATCAAAGAATTAATTTCAATGCATAAACACGAAACTAGCAATCACGATAATTTCAAAGCTAGTGCAAATTTTTTCGTAGTTATTTTTGAAATTGCATTAATTGATATTGTATTTTCACTTGATAGCGTGATTACTGCAGTTGGAATTGCTAATGAATTAAGCATTATGATTTTAGCTGTTATTATTGCTGTTATGTTTATGATGTTTGCTAGTAAGTGGATAGGCGATTTGGTTGAGAAATTTCAAGAATTAAAAACTCTTGCTTTAACTTTTTTAGTTTTAGTTGGCGGGGTTTTAATTGTAGAAGGTCTAAATATTCATGTAGAAAAAGCATATATTTATACAGCTTTAGCATTTAGTATAGTAAATACTACGCTAAATATCTTGCAAAAAAAGGGAAATAATGAAAAATAATTTTACGGAATTTGTTTTAAGGCATTTTGGAGTATTTTTATATTTTACGCTAAGCAATATTTTTTGCTTAGCTTTGTTTTCTAAAATAAATATTAATCAAGACTTTATTTTAAGTATTAAGTATGCAAAGCCTAGCAGTATTAGTGCAATATTTTTAACTTTATTAGCTTTTTTAATAGTATTTTTAATAAGTAAGAAATTTGCCTTAAATAAGCTTGGGGGGGGTATTTTAAAGCTTTTAATAATTTATAATCTTATAATTATTCTTATTCAGACTTTTTTAGTAATCAATTTTCACACTTTTATTAATCCAAGTTTTTTAGAAAGTTTATTTAACACTAATTTAAACGAAAGCATAGAATTTTTGATAATGTATTTTAATTCAAAAACTATTTTTGCTTTAATTTTTGTATTAGTATTTTCTTTCTTTATTTTAAAAATTAAAATTATTAAAAAAATTGGTAATAAATTTAATTTATTTTTTATTGTATTGATTTTATTTATTAACTTTGGAAACGATTTAAGAAGAGCTTTAAAATATGATTTTGAAAGGTATTTTAATATTCCTTTTATTAAATTTCATAAAGAAGTTTTTGCAAATAATGAAATCTTAGTTGAGTCATTAAAAATGAGAAATTCTTATATGCAGATAGCAAATTCGCATTCAAAAACAAAAGCTTTAGAAAATATAAAAAATATAGTTTTAATAATAGGTGAGAGCTCAAGAAGAAGTGCTTATCAAGATTATGGACAATTGTTACACACAACACCTAATTTATTAAGTATTGAAAATAAAATAATTTATTCTGATGTAATAGCTCCTTATTCATCTACAAATCCAGTTATGAGTGTGATGCTTAATTTTGCTAATTTAGATAATTTAAAAGAAAGAAAATTTTATGAAAATTTAGATATTGTAAATCTTTTTAAATTAGCAAATTACAAAACTTTTTGGATTTCAAATCAAGATTATGTAAGCGAATGGGGTAATAACGCTGCAAGTATCGGAATAATGAGTGATTTTGCGTATTTTTCTAATCAATATATAAGCTCAAGCGAAACTTTAGCTTATGCAAAATATGATGAAGTTTTACTTCCTATTTTAAATGATTTAAAGTTAAGCGATAATAATTTTATTAGCATTCATCTTTTAGGAAATCATGGAAATTATAAAAAACGCTATCCTAAAACATTTTCAAAATTTAGCGAAAGTGATATAAAAGAAAATATAAAAGATAAAAAAAGCATATCCGAATATTATAATTCTATACTTTATACTGATTATATTATTTATTCAATTTATGAAAGATTTAAAGATGATGAT
Protein-coding regions in this window:
- a CDS encoding TerC family protein, whose translation is MFEWIFTTEGILSFVTLVLLEIVLGIDNIIFLTILVSKLPKHLQNRGRILGLAFAMLTRIALLFSIFWIIKLTKPLFSILGQDFSGRDIVLIGGGLFLIVKSIKELISMHKHETSNHDNFKASANFFVVIFEIALIDIVFSLDSVITAVGIANELSIMILAVIIAVMFMMFASKWIGDLVEKFQELKTLALTFLVLVGGVLIVEGLNIHVEKAYIYTALAFSIVNTTLNILQKKGNNEK
- a CDS encoding phosphoethanolamine transferase, with protein sequence MKNNFTEFVLRHFGVFLYFTLSNIFCLALFSKININQDFILSIKYAKPSSISAIFLTLLAFLIVFLISKKFALNKLGGGILKLLIIYNLIIILIQTFLVINFHTFINPSFLESLFNTNLNESIEFLIMYFNSKTIFALIFVLVFSFFILKIKIIKKIGNKFNLFFIVLILFINFGNDLRRALKYDFERYFNIPFIKFHKEVFANNEILVESLKMRNSYMQIANSHSKTKALENIKNIVLIIGESSRRSAYQDYGQLLHTTPNLLSIENKIIYSDVIAPYSSTNPVMSVMLNFANLDNLKERKFYENLDIVNLFKLANYKTFWISNQDYVSEWGNNAASIGIMSDFAYFSNQYISSSETLAYAKYDEVLLPILNDLKLSDNNFISIHLLGNHGNYKKRYPKTFSKFSESDIKENIKDKKSISEYYNSILYTDYIIYSIYERFKDDDTLIIYLSDHAESLYDDKTKSLLGHGVSDKIIADIPFIILYSNSFKTNHKELLDKLILSKDLAFMSDDLIHLLCDIAGIKIAEFDESRSPINKKYNKFRIRLFANEINYDNFLKLD